In the Carassius gibelio isolate Cgi1373 ecotype wild population from Czech Republic chromosome B24, carGib1.2-hapl.c, whole genome shotgun sequence genome, one interval contains:
- the LOC128013609 gene encoding uncharacterized protein LOC128013609 — MTSLESVIQKHAFSYHCYADDTQLYFSFPPDDPTVAARISACLSDILVESALKVSDFHQAKRYLVTSDELQRRCSLPESYSANTIVAYLRKAKGQKKKIIEELEVKPSKRTKLTSQCSKLCEDECRDLAGDIMYLATKFIPQKKVAEALLEEGNVNEAMFKTEDCRKTMKALQEALENNWETFGLATHGLGPAVIKGTFTIIDACLKEKIRALKSKVSKDE, encoded by the exons atgacgtcattagaatctgtcattcagaagcatgccttttcttatcactgctacgctgatgacacccaactctacttctcattcccaccagatgacccgacggtagctgctcgcatttcagcctgtctgagtgacatccTAGTGGAAAGTGCTTTAAAAGTGTCAGACTTTCACCAAGCAAAAAG ATACCTGGTCACATCAGATGAGCTACAGAGAAGATGCTCTCTGCCAGAGAGCTACTCTGCAAACACTATAGTGGCTTATCTCCGGAAGGCCAagggacaaaaaaagaaaattatagagGAGTTGGAGGTGAAGCCCTCAAAGCGTACAAAGTTAACTTCACAGTGCTCCAAACTTTGTGAAG atgAATGCAGAGATCTGGCTGGTGACATCATGTACCTGGCAACAAAATTCATCCCCCAGAAAAAAGTGGCTGAAGCCCTGTTGGAAGAGGGAAATGTCAATGAAGCCATGTTCAAAACAGAAGACTGCAG GAAGACCATGAAAGCTTTACAAGAAGCTTTGGAGAATAATTGGGAAACATTTGGCCTGGCAACACATGGTCTTGGTCCTGCTGTGATTAAGGGCACTTTTACAATAATTGATGCCTGTCTTAAGGAAAAGATAAGAGCACTGAAAtcaaaagtctccaaagatgAGTAA